Within the Hermetia illucens chromosome 6, iHerIll2.2.curated.20191125, whole genome shotgun sequence genome, the region cgcacatctccggatgcgtgcatatgcatggccatgacacattcgccgagcattcccttatccgcacgaagggaagcgcctgatgggagatttggcaactccacacaggcagCAGCCTAAAATTAAAAGGATGAAATGGCAAGTGTACTTGGAGCTTAGCCGGGAACtatgttgagaatctattgattctctattcAACACAATAAAACGAAATTATGAGCCGGAATAGAACCCACGTTGGGCggcatttataataattttagaGGTTGAAACGACCATACTGCCgtagacgacctagagggtagaactatcccaaaacataaaaatgtataaaataTCTTCGTTTTTGAATTtagattttattataaataatgtCGTACTTTTGCCCGATGACACTCATTTTCCAAATTATTTCTTCCGATGATAGTCCTAGTAGGTTTACTGCTGAAGCTTGACACAGGTATAACCGTCCATTGTACGATATTCTGTCAAAAATTTAGAAGAAAAGGTCATTCACTTTTTAAAGCATGGTTTAAATGTATTACCGTTATCTTCATTGCAATTGTAAAACCAACGACTTTCAGCTTGCCAGGCATAAAGACACACTGATTTCACTTCCAAATCGGAAGCGTCAGCTCTTAGAAGTGGGTCTATGACACCGGGAATGGCAACAGATAGTTGTCCATCTAACATACAAAAAGTTCGTTATTAATCTGAATTCAGATATTTATCtttattaccgtatttttgacGCACTACGATGGGGGTTGGCCAAAGAGGTGAAAGTATTCCAGTTTTATGGCTGTCTAGTCCCACGGTGGTATCACTTGTATTTCTTAGCCAAGAGTAAGTATTAGCATAGCCACCAAcaactgaaaaataaatttcttgtgCCAAAACTGATAGAACACGAACGGGAACCTTCTCAGATTTATGAATTCTGAAACCCGCGATCGTTGGGTATACCACATATTCGGATAACATGCACCTCCCTTACTACCAATAGTCCTTTCTACAATGTCTCGAAACAATTctctcattatcatcatcaaaagCGTTTGGAAGTGGGTGGGTAGATATAGTTTAGTgcaatgcatacatatatataaagatTCCAATTACCAGCTTTGTACCGGACTTTGCCTTTATTATTCCCATCCGTAAGCACGATATTAGCGGCAGTGGTCGTCATCACATAAAATGTTAAGTGGAGTTTGTATTCATTTGATATGTTGTTTGTAAGCATGTCGATAGGGAAATAATGCTGACATTCTGAAGATTTTATATTAAAATCCCGGCATGTTGCTAATTTCAGAAATGGCACTGCGGAATGCGAACCTCCTGTTACACTTAAAAATGCGCTTGCAAAAAATAAAGGATAAATAATTCGCGTAGGATCCATGGTTAAC harbors:
- the LOC119659039 gene encoding uncharacterized protein LOC119659039 encodes the protein MDPTRIIYPLFFASAFLSVTGGSHSAVPFLKLATCRDFNIKSSECQHYFPIDMLTNNISNEYKLHLTFYVMTTTAANIVLTDGNNKGKVRYKAVVGGYANTYSWLRNTSDTTVGLDSHKTGILSPLWPTPIVVRQKYDGQLSVAIPGVIDPLLRADASDLEVKSVCLYAWQAESRWFYNCNEDNEYRTMDGYTCVKLQQ